One genomic region from Rosa rugosa chromosome 1, drRosRugo1.1, whole genome shotgun sequence encodes:
- the LOC133725013 gene encoding uncharacterized protein LOC133725013 isoform X1 has protein sequence MGWHQNHEKYLALPLYLDEIFHLVVAVLLSVTFVLIFREVLDLVLGHGDDLFRLAQSKALVSIHDLEAGKGGELTHDNDYSGALNLTEKTAKEAMTPIESRLCLDVDSKLDWAYRFEHCGAVPLESCTSLFMSCQQCFKEAHWETGKSLPLKCTPIRFGSWMGGGRDGNPNVTAKVTKDVSLLSRWMTIDLYIREVDSLKFELSMNWCSNSLSKLAQEILEHKSAYEDNQSWDHQCYNRNQNAMLVILTIPELKCWSF, from the exons ATGGGTTGGCATCAAAACCACGAAAAATATCTG gccCTTCCTTTATACCTTGATGAAATCTTTCACCTTGTTGTTGCCGTTTTGCTGTCTGTAACATTTGTTCTAATCTTCAGAGAG GTTCTTGATCTTGTACTTGGACATGGAGATGATTTGTTCAGGCTAGCACAGTCGAAAGCCCTCGTCTCTATTCACGACCTTGAG GCTGGAAAGGGTGGTGAACTAACACATGACAACGATTACAGTGGAGCGCTAAATTTAACTGAAAAG ACTGCCAAGGAGGCTATGACACCTATTGAATCAAGATTGTGCTTGGATGTTGATTCAAAGTTAGACTG GGCTTACAGGTTTGAACATTGTGGAGCAGTCCCTTTGGAAAGCTGTACCTCATTATTTATGTCATGTCAGCAATGCTTTAAAGAAG CACACTGGGAAACTGGAAAATCACTTCCATTGAAATGCACACCAATCAGGTTTGGCTCTTGGATGGGGGGTGGTCGAGATGGAAATCCCAATGTGACAGCAAAG GTCACAAAAGATGTCTCGCTTTTATCTAGGTGGATGACTATTGATCTCTATATTAGAGAAGTGGATAGCCTGAAATTTGAACTATCCATGAATTGGTGCAGTAATAGCTTGTCAAAACTGGCACAAGAGATTCTAGAGCACA AATCTGCATATGAGGATAACCAGAGTTGGGATCATCAGTGTTATAATAGGAATCAG
- the LOC133725013 gene encoding uncharacterized protein LOC133725013 isoform X6: MGWHQNHEKYLALPLYLDEIFHLVVAVLLSVTFVLIFREVLDLVLGHGDDLFRLAQSKALVSIHDLEAGKGGELTHDNDYSGALNLTEKTAKEAMTPIESRLCLDVDSKLDWAYRFEHCGAVPLESCTSLFMSCQQCFKEAHWETGKSLPLKCTPIRFGSWMGGGRDGNPNVTAKNLHMRITRVGIISVIIGIRMQCWSFSLSQN; encoded by the exons ATGGGTTGGCATCAAAACCACGAAAAATATCTG gccCTTCCTTTATACCTTGATGAAATCTTTCACCTTGTTGTTGCCGTTTTGCTGTCTGTAACATTTGTTCTAATCTTCAGAGAG GTTCTTGATCTTGTACTTGGACATGGAGATGATTTGTTCAGGCTAGCACAGTCGAAAGCCCTCGTCTCTATTCACGACCTTGAG GCTGGAAAGGGTGGTGAACTAACACATGACAACGATTACAGTGGAGCGCTAAATTTAACTGAAAAG ACTGCCAAGGAGGCTATGACACCTATTGAATCAAGATTGTGCTTGGATGTTGATTCAAAGTTAGACTG GGCTTACAGGTTTGAACATTGTGGAGCAGTCCCTTTGGAAAGCTGTACCTCATTATTTATGTCATGTCAGCAATGCTTTAAAGAAG CACACTGGGAAACTGGAAAATCACTTCCATTGAAATGCACACCAATCAGGTTTGGCTCTTGGATGGGGGGTGGTCGAGATGGAAATCCCAATGTGACAGCAAAG AATCTGCATATGAGGATAACCAGAGTTGGGATCATCAGTGTTATAATAGGAATCAG
- the LOC133725013 gene encoding uncharacterized protein LOC133725013 isoform X4 has protein sequence MGWHQNHEKYLALPLYLDEIFHLVVAVLLSVTFVLIFREVLDLVLGHGDDLFRLAQSKALVSIHDLEAGKGGELTHDNDYSGALNLTEKTAKEAMTPIESRLCLDVDSKLDWAYRFEHCGAVPLESCTSLFMSCQQCFKEAHWETGKSLPLKCTPIRFGSWMGGGRDGNPNVTAKVTKDVSLLSRWMTIDLYIREVDSLKFELSMNWCSNSLSKLAQEILEHKSAYEDNQSWDHQCYNRNQVK, from the exons ATGGGTTGGCATCAAAACCACGAAAAATATCTG gccCTTCCTTTATACCTTGATGAAATCTTTCACCTTGTTGTTGCCGTTTTGCTGTCTGTAACATTTGTTCTAATCTTCAGAGAG GTTCTTGATCTTGTACTTGGACATGGAGATGATTTGTTCAGGCTAGCACAGTCGAAAGCCCTCGTCTCTATTCACGACCTTGAG GCTGGAAAGGGTGGTGAACTAACACATGACAACGATTACAGTGGAGCGCTAAATTTAACTGAAAAG ACTGCCAAGGAGGCTATGACACCTATTGAATCAAGATTGTGCTTGGATGTTGATTCAAAGTTAGACTG GGCTTACAGGTTTGAACATTGTGGAGCAGTCCCTTTGGAAAGCTGTACCTCATTATTTATGTCATGTCAGCAATGCTTTAAAGAAG CACACTGGGAAACTGGAAAATCACTTCCATTGAAATGCACACCAATCAGGTTTGGCTCTTGGATGGGGGGTGGTCGAGATGGAAATCCCAATGTGACAGCAAAG GTCACAAAAGATGTCTCGCTTTTATCTAGGTGGATGACTATTGATCTCTATATTAGAGAAGTGGATAGCCTGAAATTTGAACTATCCATGAATTGGTGCAGTAATAGCTTGTCAAAACTGGCACAAGAGATTCTAGAGCACA AATCTGCATATGAGGATAACCAGAGTTGGGATCATCAGTGTTATAATAGGAATCAGGTAAAGTAA
- the LOC133725013 gene encoding uncharacterized protein LOC133725013 isoform X3 has product MGWHQNHEKYLALPLYLDEIFHLVVAVLLSVTFVLIFREVLDLVLGHGDDLFRLAQSKALVSIHDLEAGKGGELTHDNDYSGALNLTEKTAKEAMTPIESRLCLDVDSKLDWAYRFEHCGAVPLESCTSLFMSCQQCFKEAHWETGKSLPLKCTPIRFGSWMGGGRDGNPNVTAKVTKDVSLLSRWMTIDLYIREVDSLKFELSMNWCSNSLSKLAQEILEHSMTYCSYFQWSLILATWYHVETTKA; this is encoded by the exons ATGGGTTGGCATCAAAACCACGAAAAATATCTG gccCTTCCTTTATACCTTGATGAAATCTTTCACCTTGTTGTTGCCGTTTTGCTGTCTGTAACATTTGTTCTAATCTTCAGAGAG GTTCTTGATCTTGTACTTGGACATGGAGATGATTTGTTCAGGCTAGCACAGTCGAAAGCCCTCGTCTCTATTCACGACCTTGAG GCTGGAAAGGGTGGTGAACTAACACATGACAACGATTACAGTGGAGCGCTAAATTTAACTGAAAAG ACTGCCAAGGAGGCTATGACACCTATTGAATCAAGATTGTGCTTGGATGTTGATTCAAAGTTAGACTG GGCTTACAGGTTTGAACATTGTGGAGCAGTCCCTTTGGAAAGCTGTACCTCATTATTTATGTCATGTCAGCAATGCTTTAAAGAAG CACACTGGGAAACTGGAAAATCACTTCCATTGAAATGCACACCAATCAGGTTTGGCTCTTGGATGGGGGGTGGTCGAGATGGAAATCCCAATGTGACAGCAAAG GTCACAAAAGATGTCTCGCTTTTATCTAGGTGGATGACTATTGATCTCTATATTAGAGAAGTGGATAGCCTGAAATTTGAACTATCCATGAATTGGTGCAGTAATAGCTTGTCAAAACTGGCACAAGAGATTCTAGAGCACAGTATGACATATTGCAGTTATTTTCAGTGGTCATTAATATTGGCTACTTGGTATCATGTCGAGACTACCAAAGCATAG
- the LOC133725013 gene encoding uncharacterized protein LOC133725013 isoform X2 — protein sequence MGWHQNHEKYLALPLYLDEIFHLVVAVLLSVTFVLIFREVLDLVLGHGDDLFRLAQSKALVSIHDLEAGKGGELTHDNDYSGALNLTEKTAKEAMTPIESRLCLDVDSKLDWFEHCGAVPLESCTSLFMSCQQCFKEAHWETGKSLPLKCTPIRFGSWMGGGRDGNPNVTAKVTKDVSLLSRWMTIDLYIREVDSLKFELSMNWCSNSLSKLAQEILEHKSAYEDNQSWDHQCYNRNQNAMLVILTIPELKCWSF from the exons ATGGGTTGGCATCAAAACCACGAAAAATATCTG gccCTTCCTTTATACCTTGATGAAATCTTTCACCTTGTTGTTGCCGTTTTGCTGTCTGTAACATTTGTTCTAATCTTCAGAGAG GTTCTTGATCTTGTACTTGGACATGGAGATGATTTGTTCAGGCTAGCACAGTCGAAAGCCCTCGTCTCTATTCACGACCTTGAG GCTGGAAAGGGTGGTGAACTAACACATGACAACGATTACAGTGGAGCGCTAAATTTAACTGAAAAG ACTGCCAAGGAGGCTATGACACCTATTGAATCAAGATTGTGCTTGGATGTTGATTCAAAGTTAGACTG GTTTGAACATTGTGGAGCAGTCCCTTTGGAAAGCTGTACCTCATTATTTATGTCATGTCAGCAATGCTTTAAAGAAG CACACTGGGAAACTGGAAAATCACTTCCATTGAAATGCACACCAATCAGGTTTGGCTCTTGGATGGGGGGTGGTCGAGATGGAAATCCCAATGTGACAGCAAAG GTCACAAAAGATGTCTCGCTTTTATCTAGGTGGATGACTATTGATCTCTATATTAGAGAAGTGGATAGCCTGAAATTTGAACTATCCATGAATTGGTGCAGTAATAGCTTGTCAAAACTGGCACAAGAGATTCTAGAGCACA AATCTGCATATGAGGATAACCAGAGTTGGGATCATCAGTGTTATAATAGGAATCAG
- the LOC133725013 gene encoding uncharacterized protein LOC133725013 isoform X5, producing the protein MFQGMNGLSVKYQVLDLVLGHGDDLFRLAQSKALVSIHDLEAGKGGELTHDNDYSGALNLTEKTAKEAMTPIESRLCLDVDSKLDWAYRFEHCGAVPLESCTSLFMSCQQCFKEAHWETGKSLPLKCTPIRFGSWMGGGRDGNPNVTAKVTKDVSLLSRWMTIDLYIREVDSLKFELSMNWCSNSLSKLAQEILEHKSAYEDNQSWDHQCYNRNQNAMLVILTIPELKCWSF; encoded by the exons ATGTTCCAGGGAATGAATGGCTTGAGTGTTAAATATCAG GTTCTTGATCTTGTACTTGGACATGGAGATGATTTGTTCAGGCTAGCACAGTCGAAAGCCCTCGTCTCTATTCACGACCTTGAG GCTGGAAAGGGTGGTGAACTAACACATGACAACGATTACAGTGGAGCGCTAAATTTAACTGAAAAG ACTGCCAAGGAGGCTATGACACCTATTGAATCAAGATTGTGCTTGGATGTTGATTCAAAGTTAGACTG GGCTTACAGGTTTGAACATTGTGGAGCAGTCCCTTTGGAAAGCTGTACCTCATTATTTATGTCATGTCAGCAATGCTTTAAAGAAG CACACTGGGAAACTGGAAAATCACTTCCATTGAAATGCACACCAATCAGGTTTGGCTCTTGGATGGGGGGTGGTCGAGATGGAAATCCCAATGTGACAGCAAAG GTCACAAAAGATGTCTCGCTTTTATCTAGGTGGATGACTATTGATCTCTATATTAGAGAAGTGGATAGCCTGAAATTTGAACTATCCATGAATTGGTGCAGTAATAGCTTGTCAAAACTGGCACAAGAGATTCTAGAGCACA AATCTGCATATGAGGATAACCAGAGTTGGGATCATCAGTGTTATAATAGGAATCAG